The Glycine max cultivar Williams 82 chromosome 12, Glycine_max_v4.0, whole genome shotgun sequence genome window below encodes:
- the LOC102665091 gene encoding uncharacterized protein, producing the protein MFQDNKASRATHLEEELADFNFESFSSIDSYCNHIKSLADQLADVDAPLTNSKLVLKLTTGLPEAYARTEGNSDNSSQATLLTSIDSHHDTDNNTSTSSASSRQSSKGNKQKKSNSKVSGKSRNSNGQVAPQQSGLMPFNWQQQPWAAWAPWLAQWLNPPPCPYPASS; encoded by the exons ATGTTTCAGGACAACAAGGCTTCTCGGGCTACTCATCTTGAAGAGGAACTTGCGGATTTTAATTTTGAGAGTTTTTCGTCGATTGATAGCTATTGTAATCACATCAAGTCGTTGGCTGATCAACTTGCCGATGTTGATGCCCCTCTCACCAACAGCAAATTGGTTCTCAAACTCACGACAGGGCTACCTGAGGCCTATGCCAGGACG GAAGGCAACTCCGACAACAGCTCTCAAGCCACTCTCCTTACAAGCATCGACAGCCACCACGACACAGACAACAACACCTCTACATCCTCTGCTTCATCCCGTCAGAGTTCCAAAGGAAATAAGCAAAAGAAGTCCAACTCCAAGGTTTCTGGGAAAAGCCGTAATAGCAATGGGCAAGTGGCCCCACAACAATCTGGACTCATGCCATTTAATTGGCAGCAACAGCCATGGGCCGCCTGGGCTCCTTGGTTGGCTCAATGGCTAAACCCGCCTCCATGCCCATATCCTGCTTCCTCATAG